A window of the Fusarium poae strain DAOMC 252244 chromosome 3, whole genome shotgun sequence genome harbors these coding sequences:
- a CDS encoding hypothetical protein (SECRETED:SignalP(1-19)) produces the protein MLFLSFLAILASGTQAVKAGPPSERSADLSKCKQYTIQDGDTCLKVSKKNKSTYAQIVSWNRDIPSICSKMKSLIGTSICVSNPSGAFGIPINEHADPSIATAPFYNLKMSEA, from the exons ATGTtatttctttcctttctcgCGATTCTCGCCAGCGGAACACAGGCTGTAAAGGCCGGTCCTCCGTCAGAAAGATCTGCAGATCTGTCCAAGTGTAAACAGTACACAATTCAAGATGGCGACACCTGTCTCAAGGTcagcaaaaagaacaagtcgACATATGCACAGATCGTATCGTGGAACCGCGATATCCCTTCCATTTGCTC CAAGATGAAGTCGCTCATAGGCACCTCGATCTGCGTCAGCAATCCTTCTGGCGCCTTTGGCATTCCCATCAACGAACATGCCGATCCCTCGATTGCCACCGCACCTTTCTATAATTTGAAGAtgtccgaggcgtaa